The genomic window AAATTGCTATGGCTCTGAGGGAGGCATTGGGGGAACCTCATCAGGGGCGATCGCCGATGCAGCATCAGGAACCGATGGCTCAGATCCCTCCAACTCAGTAGACATCGGATCAGGGGCATGGGCGGCTCCTGCAAACACCACTTCAACCGTCGTATCTAGATCTCGCTGCGATCGGAACGGATTGTATTGCCAAGGATCAAACACATCTTTGATCAACAATTCCTCGATCCAGGTTTTGGTCACCACCGCCAACGGCAATGCCAAAATTAAGCCCAGCGGCCCCAAAAACATAGTGAAGAAAATCTGAGCCAGTAAGGTCGCCGCCGGAAGCAACGACACCTGTTTCTGCATCATCATCGGGCTAAACCAATAACTCTCCACGTTCTGGATGACCAGATATAGAATAATGACCGCTAGCGCCTTACCCGGAGAATCCAAGAGGGCAACAGCCACCGGGAAGATCGCGCTCAAGGTCGGCCCAATATTCGGAATAAAGTTAAACACCCCCGCCAACAACGCATGGGCAAACACAAAGTCCACCTGCAAAATCAGCAAGCCAATAGCGCTGAAAGCAGCAACAAACAGGGAATTGACCGACACGCCCGCCATCCAGCTTACCAACGAGGTTTCGCACTTGGTCAAAATCTCATCGACGCGGCGACGATAAAACGACGGAAACAGCCGAATAAAAATATCCCGATACGCAGTCGGGCTGCCCACAAACATGAACGTCAAAACTGCCAGCAGCAAGAGTTGCAGTAAAACGGCCAGGGAGTTGGAAAAGAACGTCACAAAGTTGCCAAATACCCGCTGGGCAATGGAACTCGACTGACGTAGTAAATCGGGAAAATTGAAATTGATTGAATCCAGCCATGCCAACTCTTTCAGATCTTGAATGGGGAACCAGTAGGGAGGCTCATCAATCGCATGATTGATCCACACACTCAGGCGGCGAAAACCTTCCGGCACTAGTTCAATCAATTGCTGGAACTGGTTAACAAAGGGGGGAACCACGAGGCCAAAGAACAGGGTTGCTCCCAGTAAGACGATCAGCAGAGCAATGACCACCCCAATAATTCTGGAAACGGCTAACCGCCGCTGCACCGATAGCACCAAACGATTGAGAGCAGTCGCCAGCACCACTGCCGTAAACGTAAGCAGCAAGATTTGCCGGAATTGCCACAGGATCATGAGGGCAATGACCAGGCACAAAAATCCAACCCAATCAATGAACTTCATCGTCGCTCCAGCAAGGTGAACGGAGGCTAGACTTGATGGCAAATGTCCAGAGTAGACAACTACCAAGGTGTGTCGGAATCCTAGAATTGTATCGGATTCATTGGCATAACTCTAGACGGCCCAACACAGTGATTTCAAAGTTTTTGGGCATGAACGAAGTATCTTGATGGGTTTCACAGGAGTCGCATGAGTCCATTCACAACAATTTGTGCAGAGTGGATAAAGAAGGACTCCGTAATCGTGGCGGGAGTATCGGTTGGCTGATGGTAATGGGGCGTACGAAAATTAGCGGTGTCGGTGAGCAACACAGCACCAATGCCTTGATTCCAGAACGGTGCATGATCGCTGCGAATGAAGTCGGGAGCCATCCCTGCTATCACTGGAATTGCTAAGGACAAAACCTTAGGCGCACCGTCCCCTTGGGGTGACTGAAACGCATCTAACAAAGTGGTATGGGCGCGATCGCCCAGCGCTGCCAAGAAATTACCCTGATCCGTGGGAGGCTTAATCGGTAACAGGTCGGGATAACGCTGACAGCCCGGTGTATCGCAGGCATAACCCAGCATTTCCAAAATGATGGCTCCGTTTAGATTTGCCGTGAGAGTTTCATCTGCCACAAATGCCTCGCTGCCGAGCAGCCCCTCTTCTTCCAAGTCAAAAAAGGCCAAGCGTAGGGTTTGGGGCGTGGGCACATCGGCAAACAGGCGAGCGATTTCGAGGAGGGTCGCTACTCCGGTGGCATTGTCATCGGCACCGGGCGATCGCGCCACTGAGTCATAGTGAGCACCGACGAGGAGAATTCCAGAATCGGATTCTGTTCCTGGGCGATCCGCATAGAGATTTATGCCGCTGTCAAATTCTTGGGTTTGTACTGTCCAGCCGGAAGCCTCTAGGGATTGCGTGATGTAGGTTCTGGCCTGTTGGCGATCGCCCTCGTCATAGCGCACAAACGACAGTGCTTCCAGATCGGCTAGGAGGCGATCGGGATGCACCACGGGGGGAGAAACGGCAGTCGCAGACAGAACCTGGATCGTGGGGGTCGCGGCCTGCCCAATAAAATGCTGCCGAGCCGTCCAGCCCAGCAGCACAATGGCAATCGCAAGCAAGAAAATTGGAATTCGCAATGTCCGGATTCGCATGGTGAAGGGTTTCGCCTAAACGGATCTAGCCTCAGCTTAGGCGATTTTCACCTATTGGTTCCCTTCTTGGGGGAACGCTCCCGGTTTGACCGAGATATTGAGCGTGTCTGAACCGCGCACCACTTTGAAGTTCAGATTGCTACCGATGGTGCTTTTCTCAACGAGTTGCTGCACCGTTTCCGAATCCGTCACAGTCTGACCATCAATCTCTTTGATCACGTCCCCGCTTCGCAACCCAGCCCGCGCCGCCGGAGACTGAGGCTCAACTCGGACGATCAGAATACCAGAGTCCTCGTTGGTCGTTACGGGAGCGTTCGGATCGTTGTTCAATTGCTCCTTCAACTCTGGGGTCAACGCGGTCATCCGAATGCCTAGATAGGGGTGGTCAACTTTACCATTGCTCACCAGTTGATCCGCGATGGCCTTAAACAGGTTGACTGGGATGGCAAAACCTAAACCTTGAGCACCGCCGATGATCGCAGTGTTCATGCCAATCACTTCACCGTACTCATTGAGGAGCGGGCCACCGGAGTTGCCGGGGTTAATGGCGGCATCCGTTTGGATAAAGCTCACCCGCTTATCGGGCACTTGAATTTCAGCGCTGGAGCGTCCGGTGGCGCTAATGATGCCCGCTGTGACGGTGTTATCCAGACCGAGGGGGTTACCAATGGCGATCGCCCATTCGCCAGGACGGAGATTATCTGAATTCCCCAATTTGACCGTTGGGAGTGATTCATTGGCCTGAATGCGAACGACCGCTACATCCGTTAGGGTATCTTCTCCTAAGACCTCTCCTGTGTAGGAACGCCCATCTTTCAGGGTCACGGTTACCTGATCAGCCCCATCGACGACGTGGGCATTGGTGACGATAATCCCTTTGCTATCAATGATGAACCCTGATCCCGTACCTTCTTCAACACGGGTTGAAGGTTCTTGGGGAATCTGATCACCAAAAAAGCGGCGGAAGAAGGGATCGTTGAACACATCCGGAGCTTGGGATGTGACAGTGCGGCTAGAGTCAATCCGCACCACGGCAGGCCCCACTTGCTCGACCGCTGCCACAATAAAGTTTGTATCGCCACTGGAGGCCAGAATGCGGCTACTGGGGCTGCTATTTATGGGTGGCTGTGCTTCGGTTTGGGACGGAGGCGTCTGGCTGAGTAGCTGCTCACTCGCACTAAAGGGCAGGGGCGCACCATTCGCCAACCAGCGATCGCCCACAATGACACCACCTGCGCCCAAAAGAACTAGGGTCAGAGAAAGGGCTGTGCGACGGATAGGATTGTGCTTGGTTTCGGGAGAATAGGAAGACATATTTAATTCTTTAAGCCTTTGCGTTGAGTCCAATTAGGTGGTGAGGAGTGACGGGTACAGAGCGACGGATTTGTCAGGGCAATAAAGACGCTCAGACCAGATTTTTTTGGAGTTCGCCCGGTTGGGGTATCACTCTATTCTTAGATTAGGAAACAGATATGACATCAGAGTGACATTGTTGTTCCAAAAAAATGTCATTTTTGCCGTTAACGACTCCCATATTCCTATCAAATCCGCCTGAATATCCATTATTTGTAAGGGCGGGTTTAGCCGATTGCCCTTGGCAAATGCCGAAAGTAAAGGACAAAACTCGCCCCTAGCCATCTGGCATGGATCGTTGATTAACCAGACTTGATATGACTAGAGACTCCCCAATTCTAATTTGCTCAATCGGGCGATCGCCTTCTAGACTCCAGGTTTCACGACTCATGTGACACTGGAGCGAGAATTGTCACACGAAGTTCACAAGCTCAACATGGAACCGTCAAATCGGGTTGATATCGTAAAGACATCAGGTGAATGTATGCAAGAGTTTCGGAGGAACCTGACCCGCGCCTTTTCTAATCTCCCCTTGGAGTTCAGAAAATGAGCGATCGCGGTTCCTCCGGATTTTTTTGGCAAGATTCCCCAGAAACGCTTGGTCGGCTCCAGCGATCGCAGGATATGGGGCGATCGCTGACAAACCAAAAAAATTCTAGAGTATCCGGAGTACGGCTGGAATCGAGCGCTTATACTTCCTGTTGTCCCTTCAAAAAACAGGACGTATCAAATGAAATTTGTAAAATCTGTTTCAATACTCGCGGTCGCAGGTCTTGCGGTTTGTGCCTTTGCTCCTAAGAGTTCAGCCTAGGCTACCAGTGCAGCAGAAAGTTCCTGCATGTCGGCGGTGAACAGTCAGTACGGTGGGCAAGTGAGCAATTTGTATGTCGTTAGCTCGGAATACTCGGAAGCAGGTTCTCTCGTGATGTTGCAGGCCGATGGCGATAGTTGGCGGTGTCTTTCCTCCAACGATGGTGTGGTTGAAGAGCTGAGCCTGCAATAATCAAGAATCAATCCCAAATGGCTGGGGGCGGGTTGGGCCATGAATCCCTGAGCTTGGGCCAGGGCGATC from Synechococcales cyanobacterium T60_A2020_003 includes these protein-coding regions:
- a CDS encoding M28 family peptidase, coding for MRIRTLRIPIFLLAIAIVLLGWTARQHFIGQAATPTIQVLSATAVSPPVVHPDRLLADLEALSFVRYDEGDRQQARTYITQSLEASGWTVQTQEFDSGINLYADRPGTESDSGILLVGAHYDSVARSPGADDNATGVATLLEIARLFADVPTPQTLRLAFFDLEEEGLLGSEAFVADETLTANLNGAIILEMLGYACDTPGCQRYPDLLPIKPPTDQGNFLAALGDRAHTTLLDAFQSPQGDGAPKVLSLAIPVIAGMAPDFIRSDHAPFWNQGIGAVLLTDTANFRTPHYHQPTDTPATITESFFIHSAQIVVNGLMRLL
- a CDS encoding trypsin-like peptidase domain-containing protein, which translates into the protein MSSYSPETKHNPIRRTALSLTLVLLGAGGVIVGDRWLANGAPLPFSASEQLLSQTPPSQTEAQPPINSSPSSRILASSGDTNFIVAAVEQVGPAVVRIDSSRTVTSQAPDVFNDPFFRRFFGDQIPQEPSTRVEEGTGSGFIIDSKGIIVTNAHVVDGADQVTVTLKDGRSYTGEVLGEDTLTDVAVVRIQANESLPTVKLGNSDNLRPGEWAIAIGNPLGLDNTVTAGIISATGRSSAEIQVPDKRVSFIQTDAAINPGNSGGPLLNEYGEVIGMNTAIIGGAQGLGFAIPVNLFKAIADQLVSNGKVDHPYLGIRMTALTPELKEQLNNDPNAPVTTNEDSGILIVRVEPQSPAARAGLRSGDVIKEIDGQTVTDSETVQQLVEKSTIGSNLNFKVVRGSDTLNISVKPGAFPQEGNQ
- a CDS encoding AI-2E family transporter — protein: MKFIDWVGFLCLVIALMILWQFRQILLLTFTAVVLATALNRLVLSVQRRLAVSRIIGVVIALLIVLLGATLFFGLVVPPFVNQFQQLIELVPEGFRRLSVWINHAIDEPPYWFPIQDLKELAWLDSINFNFPDLLRQSSSIAQRVFGNFVTFFSNSLAVLLQLLLLAVLTFMFVGSPTAYRDIFIRLFPSFYRRRVDEILTKCETSLVSWMAGVSVNSLFVAAFSAIGLLILQVDFVFAHALLAGVFNFIPNIGPTLSAIFPVAVALLDSPGKALAVIILYLVIQNVESYWFSPMMMQKQVSLLPAATLLAQIFFTMFLGPLGLILALPLAVVTKTWIEELLIKDVFDPWQYNPFRSQRDLDTTVEVVFAGAAHAPDPMSTELEGSEPSVPDAASAIAPDEVPPMPPSEP